AGACAAGCAGCGCTGATGCTCCTCCAGGACCAGGGGCCGGAGTTTGCGAAGAGGATCCTCCTGGGACCCCAGATGAGAACCGCTTGCCTAAAGATTTTCTCTGCAGCTTTAAAGTGGATACAAACCCTCCCCAGTCTAAGAAGCTATGAATTAGCCAGTTTGAGGGGAACCCGTGAAATGACACGTTGAACAAGCCCCCTGTGGGAGCTGTCGCTGCTCCTGTAACACCTGTCTTCCGTGGCACTGAGCTGGAGCCATCCCACACCGCACACCTGGGAGCCCTGAGCCGGTGAGGGCGCGGGGCTGGAACCTCTGAAAACACCGGCTCCCTCCGCCTGATGCCCCGGGGAGGGGCTCCTCCTGGGGGCGGCCCTCCGTGGCCTCGAGCTGCGcttggggaaggggaggtgggaggcgaGTGGTGCACAAAGTCACATGATGCCCTtgcggggggtgtgtgtgtggggggtgtggtGAGGCTTGCTCTCCGAGATCTTCCCAAAGTTACCCTGAGTCCTTGGGTcctgtctccccctcccctccctggggccACGTGCTTTCCTTCTCAGTAGCTcagccgtgtcccactcttttgcaaccctgtggactatagccttccaggctcctctgcccttgggatttcccaggcacgaatactggagagggttgccattcctctctccaggggattttcctgacccagggatggaacctgcgtctcctgggtctcctacatgggcaggtgggttctttaccactgagccacctggggagaccCCCTGGGCCCACATTCATTCACAAAATGATTAGCGTTGTGACCATCTACCCGCAGGTGAGGGGGCCTCCATCTTCAGAGACCAGGGGCAGGAAGGTATTTACATCATAGCTTTCTTTGAAAATGAACCAAAGGCAGTCATGGAGGATTAAAATGTTTGTTGGGAAGGGACCAAAGCCTTTGGAAATGATGCCATAAATGTGTATTTGATGATACACAAAGGAAGTAGTGATTAATATTAAGTAAAAAGGTACACTGTAACTGAATTAGCAgatgaaaattttttttggtgttgCTGCCCTATTGTATGTGTGTTTCTACATTTTAGGAATTGTTtgagggattttcctggtgggccaatggttcagaatctgccttgcaatgcagaggatgcaggtttgatccctggtcagggaactaggctcccacatgccacagggcaactaagcccatgctcccaCAACTAGAACCTGATTcagtcaaataaatagatatttttttacaaaagaaaaggatTATGTGGCTATAGTTTGTTCTCTCTCTACTCTTTACCTGATATTTTATCACATCTATAAAGTGCATTAATtgaggtaaaaataaaacaagggaaACATACccattttctaaatattatttgACAGCATTAAATCTTTTTAACCATGAAGTGTGAATACACCaataacaatgtatttttttaagtttaaagatttttttagagAAGGTTTAGTTTCACAGTAAAATTCAGAGAAAGGTGCAGAAATTTTCATATGCTTCTTATTCCCACATATGTTTAACCTCCTTCTTTATCATCATCTTCCACCATAGGGGTACTTCTGTTACCACTGATGAATCTATAGTGACATCAGTATTTAAGTCCATACTTTACCTTGTAGCTCACTTTCAGGGTTGTACAGTTTGTGACATTGGAGAAACATATAATGACATGTGTCCATTATTAAaggtttccatttatttttgtttagtttttttttttaaaggaaacttcatactgttctccacattggctgtaccagtttacattctttcTAACAGTGATGTTCCCACCAAGgaggcttctcttttctccagaccctctttagcacttattatttgtagatttttttgatgatgggcattctgttgtaaggtgatatttcattgcagttttgatttgcatttctctaatgattagtgatgctgagcatcttttcatgtgcctcttggccatctgtatgtcttctttgaagaaatgtctgtttaggtcttctgcccattttttgattggattgtttgttttttggatacTCAGTTACATGAActctttgtaaattttggagactaattccttgtcagtcacatccttcacaaatattttctcccattctgtgggctttttgttttatttgtggtttcctttgctatgcaaaagcttttgagttaaATTAGGTctaatttgtttgcttttgcttttatttccattactatagtagatggatcaaaaaagatattgttgAGATTTATGTCAaatagtgttctgcctatgttttttgCTAAGAAGGTTATAGTATTCAGACTTAATAATATGAAAACCAAAGACCCTTCTCAATGTACTTTTCAATACTTCCAAGTTCAATGGTACATGGAGTTCAAGGGACTGAAATATTTCTTGAGACATCTGGTACCCATGTTATTGACTATTCTTTAAGAATTCAagttttttgaattaaaaaattgaccagtaaaaaaaataaaaggttccCACAAATAGTTTTCATTGTCCAGAAAATCCTCTAGACACAGAATATTCATAGCCCCACCTCTGCCAATCCTTGGataacactgaaattttaaaaattaattcttacTAGAGTACACTTGCTTTACAAAGTTGGGTttgtttctactgcacagcaaaatgaaccagtcacacatatacatataccctctCCCCTTGGGgcttctttctgacccaggtcaccacagagcattgagtagactTCCTTGTGCTGTAGAGTACATTCTCatcagttatctcttttatacatagCATCAATAGTGTATgcgtgtcaatcccaatctcccgatTCATCTCCCTCACGCCCTttccccccttggtgtccatacatttcttctctatgtctttgtctctgcttCTAGTTTGAAAATAGGATCATCTAtaccttttttctagattccacatatatgtgttgatatatgatatgttttttttttttttttacttaaagctcaacattcaaaaaactaagatcatgacacatactcccatcacttcacagcaaatagatggggaaaaagaggaaacagtgatGTAAGACAAGCGTAGAGACAAAGAGAGCAAGCTGggcagtcaggcagagaaagatttattataggaaaagagaaagtggCTGACTTTAGAGAGAAGCCAGTGCTCTCTTTTTTTACAGCCAACTCTTCTTATACCTTATTGATGGGAAATTGTGCCCCAAAGGGAGGGGCCCTTAGTGTATCTTTAGCCCACAGCTGGGGTCTTGTTATCAGGGAGTTGAAGGGGTCTCATGGTTGGGGGGTCACATAGTCTTGAGAAACTGGCACCAGCAGGGGGAAACAGGATATCACCTTAAGAAAAAAACAGGATGCCACCAGGGCAATTTGGTCACTGTGACTTCATCCCCTGTTTGTCAGGTCACCACAATGGGCCATTTTTAAACTATACACTATGAGCCCCTTGTGAACCCTAACAAGACACAGACTTtactttcctgggctccaaaaccactgtggatggcaactgcagccacaaaattaaaagactcttgctctgttgaagaaaagctatggccaacctagacagcatattaaaaagcagagacattactttgccaacaaaggtccatctagtcaaagctatggcttttccagtagtcaggtatggatgtgagagttggaccataaagaaggctgagcgctgaagaactgatgatttcaaactgtggtgctagagaggactcttaacagtcccttggactgcagggagatcaaaccagtcaatcctaaaggaaatcaaccctgaatattctttggaaggactgatgctgaagctccaatactttggccacttgatatgcaAATTGACTGaatacaaaaggagaaggggtggcagaggatgacatggttagatatcatcaccaattcaatagacatgaatttgagcaaactcatggggatagtaaaggacaggggagcctggtgtgctgcagtccatgggatcacaaagagtcagacacaacttagtgacctaACAATGTAAGATTAGGTGATTATTTCATCTTTATCCAAGGAAAGGAGAGCCTGGGTACTCTGCAACCATGACTCATGAGAATGTAGGGGCTTATAGTTGGGGCAGAGTCACCAGCCACCAGCTGGAATTGTTAAAAAGAGCCAAACAAATGTGAAAGATGGAGGAGACACTGTACAAAGACACAAAGGTGCTCACCAGGACAAGGATGCTCTGGGTGGCTCTAGGTTCGAGGGAGAATCTTGAAGAGATGCCGATCCTATGAATGTATTGCACACTTTGCTTGTGGCTGTCCAAGATGAAAACCATGGAGACACTGGACCAGATCATGAACACCAGACATGAAACAGCAGGAAGTAAAAACCATCCTACATTCAGTAAGACTTTGATTCTATTATGAATCAAACCATAAAAACACAATCCTAAATCTTTCTTCTTTGTGATGTTTCTGTTACTCCATTGATCTTTCATATACCTAGTAAATCGAATATTTATCAGCATGCGCACAACCCAGCAGAGGAAAATAGTGGATCCAATGTACTTGGGAGCTTTCATTTTAAGCTGTCCCCACCTGGAGTTCCTGGGACTGATGGTGATGGCCTGGCAGACCCTCAAGAGGCAGATGCTACCAATGGACACTCCCCTGGCCACTCTTTGGATATAGTAAACAATTTTGCATTcattgagaaaatatttccacCCAAACACTTCCATTGTCCTTGGGGTTCCTGTAGAGAACATGACCAAGGAGTTGGCTATAAGCAGATACTCAGTGATCAGATCTGTGGATCTTAGCCTGCATCCGGTGAAGTGAAGGAAGAGATAAtggtaaagaagagagaaatttccCAGGATTCCAAATATATTCTGGGATAGGAAGATCAATTCTATTACAAAATCTCTGGTGGCCATCCTTCCAGTTCTCTATGAAGGATATTTGCCTTCTGAGCTAGAGTTTCCTGCACAAAAAAATGAGGCATGGGCCACATGTGTTACACCAAGTGAAATTTAATCTTGTCCACTTATTATTCATTTCCACAGAGATATATTaccttcttgtttttattttactaagaGGTTTccatgatggggaaacagtggaaacagtgtcagactttattttttgggctccaaaatcactgcagatggtgacggcagccatgaaattaaaagacgcttactccttggaaggaaagttatgaccaacctagatagcatattcaaaagcagagacatcactttaccaacaaaggttcatctagtcaggctatggtttttcctgtggtcatgtatggatgtgagagttggactgtgaagaaggctgagggccgaagaattgatgcttttgaactgtggtgttgtagaagactcttgactgcaaggagatccaaccagtccattctgaaggagatcagccctgggatttctttggaaggaatgatgctaaaggtgaaactccagtcctttggccacctcatgtaaagagttgactcattggaaaagactctgatgctgggagggattgggggcaagaggagaaggggacgacagaggatgagatggctggatggcatcactgactcgatggacatgagtctgggtgaactctgggagttggtgatggacagggaggcctggagtgctgtgattcatagggtcgcaaagagtcggacatgactgagcaactgatctgatctgatctgatatatatcatatgatatcacttatatgtagaatccaaACAAAATTgcacaaatgaacctatatatgaaataaaaattgaatcacagatgcagaaaacaaacacagTTACTGAGGGGAagtggggaaggataaattggaaaATTGGGATAGATATACACACGCtgaagtagtgaaagtgttacttgtcagtcgtgtctgactctttgtgaccccatggactgtagcccgccaggctcctctgtccgtggcattctccaggcaagaatactggagtgagtagacatttccttctccagggaatcttcccgacccattctttactgtctgagcaaccaggaaagccccggatacacactactatatgtaaaatagacaagtGATAAGGACCTCCTGCACAGCACAGGagactctactcagtactctgtaatgatctatgctgcaaaagaatctaaaagagactaaacatatgtatatgtatactgattcactctgctgtactgcagaaactactgcaacattataaatcaaccatgCTCTGTGGAGTCTTGCCCCAAGGCCACAGTCATGGAGCCCAGAAACAAGGTCATCTCCGGAACTGTCTGAGcccccttgttgttgttcagtcactcaggtgtgtctgactctttgcgactccatggactgcagcacgccaggtttccctgtccttcagtatctcccagactttgctcaactcatatccagtgagttggtgataccatccaaccatctcattcactgtcgcccccttctgctcctgccctcaatcttttccagcatcagggtcttttccagtgagttggctattcacatcaggtggccaaagtattggagcttcagcttcagcatcagtctttccaatgaatattcagggttgacttcctttaggcttgactgatttgatttctttgctgtaaagggactctcgagagtcttgtCTATCACCACAggtcgaaggcatcaattctttggcactcggccttctttacggtctaaccctcacatccatatgtgactattggaaaaaccccTTTGTAACCACTGCCAAAAGCTCTGGCCCCACCTCTTGCCATCATCACCAGCAGACTTCCTAACCCCAAATTAGGCAAAAATGCCCATCCTGGTAGTCACCCTATAGTGCCCTATCCAATAACCTAATGCTAGCCTTCCAGCAGGAATCTTCTTGGTCTTGAGACTATAAAAATCAGCTACTAACCCACGAAAAGCACAGGCTCTCTCCAGCCACCTGCATTTGTTAGCACCTTCATTATCTCTGCTCCCTGCTCTTAATAAGTGTGCTCCCTTCTGAAATACTCTGTGTccggaaattcttttccaacccacacTCAGACTGCCCTGACAAACTCgaataaaaaattaacttaaaatgaataaaataaaagcagaaaaaatctggaaaaaagagCTCTTATAAATGAGTGAATCACTGCTATGAAGGTCTAGATAGcactgacaaaggtttgtatagtcaaagctatggtttttccagtaatcatgtatggatgtgagagttggaccataaaaaaggctgagtgtcaaagaatcgatgccttcaaactgtggtgctggagaagactcataagagtcccttgggcagcaaggagatcaaatcagtcaatcctaaaggaaatcaaccctgaatattcattggaaggactgatgctgaagctgaagctccaatactttggccacctgaggtgatgagctaactaactggaaaagaacctgatgttgggaaagattgagggcaggaggagaaggaggtgacagaggatgagatggttggatggcatcactgactcagtgaacatgagtctgagcaaactcagggagatggtaaaggacagggaagcctggcatgacttagcaactaaaccagcaTGGGCAAGAAAGGACTGAAACCTGACTTGGCTCGTAACAAATCTAGCACATTTAATCACTGTGATGTCTGACAAATCCAGGTAGCTCTGTTCTCCCAAGTTTAAATAGATATTGAGCTCTTTTGGTAATGTGTCattatattttgggcttccctggtggctcagtggtaaagaaactgcctgccaatgcaggagatatgggttcaatccctaggtcaggaagatcccctggagaaagaaatggcaacccactccagtattcttgcctgggaaatcccaatgacagaggaagctggtgggctatagtccatggggtcacaaagagtcagacacaacttacaactaaacaacagcaacaattgaTAGTAGAATATTTTTAGATGAGTGAAAGTATCATGGTATGTTTGAGCCTGACTGGGGCTATCTGAAACTCATTACTATAAATGTACACTTTTCTTATGTGCTGATTCCTTTTCTTCAATAGGGAAAACAGTCTCATCAATTTAACAGACATAAGACATTTTCAGGAGGTAACAATTACTGTCTCCATTAAGCACTTCATATACTCAGAGATAAAGCAAACAGTTTCATACCAGGAACTGACATTTGGGTTCACCGTTTCTGCACAGGACTAAGTGACCTGTAGATTCATCTTACTCGTTAGTAGATGCAGAAGGTCATAGTCACGCACACCTGCAATAACCCCGAAAATTTAATGTCTGATTTCAGTAAACGAGGCTGAACTTCAGACTGAGTTCAAAACTACAGTTCTTAcggactcccctggtggcacagtggataagaatccacctcccagtgcaggggacacaggttcaatccttggtccatccaggaagattccacatgtcctcgagcaactaagcctgtgctccggCACTTTAGAGCCTGCTCTCTAGAGCGGCacactgcaactcctgagcccacatgcttCAATACTGAAGACTGAGCGCCTAGaatctgtgctctgcagcaggaggagccactgcagtgagaagcctgggcaccacaaggAGTGGCCCTGCTCACcccgactagagaaagcccatgcaccagtggagactcagtgcagccaaaaataaacaaaagaaaaaaaccctacggttcttaagaaaattaaaagtcaagCTGCATTGTCACTCACACTCAATGCCAGGAATCAAGGTCATTGTGGATTACACTAAATTACACACTATAAATTCAGAGCGGTCGTGGATTGCTGTTGGATCTCTAGTCCTGGCCTCTCTTTACTGGTCCAGCTCAAGAGTCAGAATCCTTTCTGTGTGGCTTTGGCACTGGACTAGATTTGAACcctgaagaatttctttttatctgAAATAACCACTTATCCCAGTTCCTGATACTCCTTGTCTGCAGACTCTTCTTCTCAGATTGAAATAGAAAATGGGTATCTGACTCCTTTCTGTTGCCAGGACACTGTGGGAGGAGGTGTGCTGTTTGAAAATCAGCACCTGTGTTAGATGGAGGCTGTCACACCCCTAGATATGGATTTGTGATTCCATGACCTCCTCTTCCCTCAGAATTGtgattatcttttcacttttagCTGCAATGAGAAGGTAGGCTCATGGAACAAGAGGATACTTGTGTAAAACTTTTAATTAACTTCCTAAAAACTGTTAATTACCCTCCCCTCAAAAAACTACAATCAACTTGTCATTTCCAAAGAGACCACTGCAATGCTCTGAGAGGCTTTTTCTCTTATACGATCTGGGGAGGCAGACAGGTTCTCATATGGAATGAGCAGGAAGTGCTGAGTTGACAGCTGAGAGCCTGGCAATGAAACTCTTGTATTGTGCTGACTTCTCTGTTCCTCTGAGAAATTTTTCTACCCAACAGTGAGTTCTTTCCTGACCCCTGAGCTTCAGCATCGCTTAAGTATgatcagagaaatagaaccaaacTGCCTGAGGATTTCTAagccctataattaaaaggaagaCCATGATGATagcaatttttatattaaaaattattgtatatATTTGTCCAACTCAGTGCCAACTAATTTGGAAGTCTAGGTGGTGATAAAGATGTTTTCCACTAAAATATGTTTTACCAATATGGACCCATTCCCAGGTAGTTACAGAAAGCCTAAATAGAAAAATGTCCACAGAAAGATGGAAATTTATAAATTTCTCCCCCTAAAAGTACCCCCAATAGTAAGTTTTAACAGGTGCTttcttgtttagtctctcagtcatgtccgacactttgcaaccccatggactgcagcacaccagccttccttgtctttcactatctctcagagtttgctcaaactcatgcccattgaatcagtgatgccatccaaccatctcatcctctgtcatccccttctcctcctgacttcaatctttcccagcatcagggtcttttccaatgagtcagctctttgcatcaagtagccaaagtattggagcttcagcttcaacatcagttcttccaatgaatattcagggttgatttcctttaggaccgattgatctccttgcagtccaagagactctcaagagtcttctctagcaccacagtttgaatgcatcagttccttggcgctcagccttctttatggtctaactctcacatctgtatatgactactggaaaaaccatagctttgactatacagacctttgtcagcaaagtggtgcctccactttttaatacgctatgtttcttttgattgtgtggatcacaacaaactgtggaagattcttaaaaagatgggaataccaggccatcttacctgcctcctgagaaatctatatgcaggtcaagaagcaacagttagaactggacatggaaaaacagactggttccaaattgggaaaggaggacatcaaggctgtatattgtcaccctgtttatctaacttatatgcagaatacatcatgcaaaatgcagggctggatgaagcacaagctggattcatgattgccgggagaaataacaataacctcagatatgtagatgataccacccttatggcaaaaagtgaagagaaactgaagagactcttgatgaaagtgaaagaggaaggtgaaaaagctggcttaaaactcaacattcaaaagactaagattgtggcatccagttccatcacttcatggcaaatagatggggaagcaatggaaacagtgacagactttattttcttgggctccaaaatcactgcagactgtgactgcagccatgaaattaaaagacacttgctccttggaagaaaagctatgaccaatctaaacagcatattaaaaaagcagagacattactttgccaacaaacatctgtctagtcaaagctatggtttttccagtagtcatgtacagatgtgagagttgaaccataaagttgagtgccgaagaattgatgcttttgaactgtggtgttggagaagactcttgagagtcccttggactgcaagagatccaaccagtccatcctaaaggaaagcagttctgaatattcattggaaggacggatgctgaagctgaaactccaatactttggctacctgatatgaggaactgactcattggaaaagagcctgatgctgggaaagattgaaggtgggaagagaaggggacaacagaggatgagatggtggatggcatcaccgacttgatggacatgagtttgagcaagctccaggagttggtgatggatggggaatcctgtgtgctgcagtccatggggtcgcaaacagtcagacacaactgagcaacttaactgaactgtcatagcttttcttccaaggagcaagtgtcttttaatttcatggctgcagtaaccatctgcagtgattttggagcccaagaaaagaaagtctgtcactgtttccatttttcccagatCTAAGTCTGGGAAAGTATAATAACCTCTGTCTAGTGGTGTTAGTGTTCTGTGCTGCCCAGAAACTCTCCTCTCAGGAGGACAGAATTGTATTTTCTGGATTCTCAGAAACCTACTGTGTTTGCCACATTCTCATATCTGTCACTTGTTCATCAGAACACACCCCCCCCTCCCCGGCACTAGCAGCCTAAGACTTTGGAAGGATCAAAGAGAGCTTCCTTGCAGTTTCCTCCATGCATTTCCAGAGAGCTCTCATGTGTGCTCTCAATGGGTGGTGTGTTCCTCACTAAGAAAAACAGCATCACACACAGcatctggggcttccttggtggctcagtgggtaaaaaaatccttgtgccaatgcaggaggcacaggttcaatccctgatccaggaaaatcccacatgccttggagcaactaaacccctgAACCATAACTATTGAttctgtgctctagggcccgggcgccacaactactgagcccaggagctgcaacttctgaacgctgtgtgccctagagcctgtgctccgcaacaagagaagccaccgcagtgagaatcCCACACACTTCAAGGAAGAGTAGCTCCCCTcttcgcaactagagagtagcccctgctcaccgcaaccacagaaaagcctgcgcagcaatgaagaccaagcacagccaaaaataaatacataaatatatatatatatttttaaaaggatgtttTTGCACATCTTGGTCAGTTATAACTGCCTGAATGAAATCTCTAGAACTTGATGCTCTTCCCCTTTTATCTCAATTAAGGGATCAGAAAGTTGCATTCAAATCTCCTAAGTGGCATCAATTTCTtcagttaaaattaatttctcaaTGCATGAGAAAAATTCAAAAGCACTCATAAAATCCTATCAGGTCCTGCACGGATGACACGTGTGAGAACACTGAGAACTCTGTAGTCATAACACAGACAAGGAAGGCTCATGAGTGTGACTCATGTAGCAAAAATACCTACAAGGAAAATACAAAAACTGGAGATAACTCAGCAATAAAACACATAGATTTTTCTCCTAAATTTAGAGTCTCAGTTTGTGTCCCACGACAGCAGGTACCCTCTCTCCACACGAAGAATTCTTCATCCTGTGTATTTTCTACCTCTTACTTCAGATTATAGCCTCAATctattgaattctttttctttttcaaaactgattttatttatttatctttggctgtgctgggtctgcattgctgtgtggtcttttctctagctgcagtgaggtggggctactctctggttgcggttgcgggcttctcattgtggtggcatctcttgttggggagcacgggttccaggtgtgcgggcttcagtagttgtgcaagagggttcaggagttgtggcttgtgggctctggCCACAGGTTctatagctgtggtgcacgggcttagtgaCTCTGCAGCatgcactggttccaaataggaaaaggagtacgtcaaggctgtatattgtcaccctgcttatttaacttctatgcagagtacatcatgagaaacactgggctggatgaagcacaagctggaatcaagattgccaggagaaatatcaataacctcagatatacagatgacaccacccttatggcagaaaatgaagaactaaagagcctcctgatgaaagtgaaagaggagagtgaaaaagttgacttaaagctcaacattcagaaaactaagatcatggcatccagtcccgtcacttcatggcaaatagatggggaaacagtggaaacagtggctgactttatttttctggggctccaaaatcaccgcagatggtgattgcagccatgaaattaaaagacgcttactccttggaaggagagttatgaccaacctagatagcatattaaaaagcagagacattactttgtcaacaaaggtctgtct
The genomic region above belongs to Bos mutus isolate GX-2022 unplaced genomic scaffold, NWIPB_WYAK_1.1 CTG292, whole genome shotgun sequence and contains:
- the LOC138986949 gene encoding vomeronasal type-1 receptor 4-like, encoding MATRDFVIELIFLSQNIFGILGNFSLLYHYLFLHFTGCRLRSTDLITEYLLIANSLVMFSTGTPRTMEVFGWKYFLNECKIVYYIQRVARGVSIGSICLLRVCQAITISPRNSRWGQLKMKAPKYIGSTIFLCWVVRMLINIRFTSVSMVFILDSHKQSVQYIHRIGISSRFSLEPRATQSILVLVSTFVSLYSVSSIFHISQLEATEGRPQEEPLPGASGGGSRCFQRFQPRALTGSGLPESGERTRVDSKGKLDVRLREELIVLSLS